The following nucleotide sequence is from Halobacillus mangrovi.
ATTCGCCTGGTCGGAAGATGAAGCTGAGGACGTCATTGCCTTTGAGAAGGAGCTAGGCAAAGGTCGACTCTTTGTCTTTGGCGCGGCACTTGGGTTGAATTTCAACCATGAATATGACGTCATCCGGGAGCTTGCGCAAAGAGTGGGAGTGAAAAGTGACTTTTCACTCGAAGAAGAACTGGATATTTCGATCCGTGCCAAGTCCGATAAGAGTTATTTTGTTTTCCTTCATAATTTTGATGAGTACAGAAAAGAAACCCCAATTAATAAGTCGGGGCAGCCGTTATTTGGAGGAAGCCAAGTCAGTGTCCCTCCTAAAAACGGATTGATGCTCCCGGTCAACATTCCTATTCATGATGATGTAACCATCGCTTATGGAACAGCGGAAGTGTTCAATGTCGAAGAAACAGCTGACGCTTTACGTGTAAAGGTGAAGTTGAAGCAAGCAGAGGACGTTTTACTATTTTCCTCCTCTATATGGAGACCGGTGGAATCTCCAGGAATCAAGGTGGATAAGGAAGCAGAAGACACCTTTCTTGTTACCCTGATCAGGTCCCTGGAAAAAGAAGCGACCATAGATTTTAAGAAGTTTGGTTAAGCTCGTTGATCAACTTGCAGATTGAAAAGAATGCTGCTTTCTTTTCAATCCAAGTAAAAAAATAAAAGAGGTGTATGGAATGAAAAAATGGTTTTCTATCGTATCTTTATTAACTGTTTTGGTCTTATTTTTGGCTGCCTGCTCCGATGAATCATCATCCGAAGGTGAAGGAGATTCTGAAGAGAGTAACGGGGATCAAGTGACCTTGACGATTGCCAGCTGGTCCTTCGGTACGGAAGGAGAAAAGAACCTTAATCGTATGATGCTTGACGCTTTTATGGAAGAGAATCCGAATATCAAGGTGGAAATTGATGAATCGATTGCTGATCCTTGGGCAGAATCGTTGGCATCTGCTGCGAGTGCAGGGGAAATGCCGGATGTATTTTCATTGACAAATGTTCCAACAGCCGTTGCGAACGACTGGACATTGGATATCACAGAATATGTGAACGAAGATGAAGAATACCAAAAGCTCCCTGAAAGTGTGAGAAAAGCGATCACTTATAACGACAGCGTCTATTCTGTTCCTTCCTCTCAACATATTATGGGATATTTTGTAAACAAAGACTTGTACAATCAAGCGAACTTGGACGCTCCTTATCTTGGCATGAGCTTAGAGGAGTTTGAGACCGCCGTAAGTGATGTAACAAATGTGAATCAAGGGGTTGTCGGTCTGAATGAAGCGAATGCGATTCCGGAGTGGTATCCAGCTGCGGCAAGCGAAGATTTGGGCTGGTACACGTTTAATGATGGGTTTTCTTTAGACAGTAAAGAATTCATCAACGGAATTAAGCTAGCGAATAACATCAATACAAACGGTTATGCTTATGCAACGTTAACGGAAGACCAAAAAGCGAATTTCAACGGAAAAGATGTAACAGAAGCTTGGTTCAATAACGGAATCGGCATGATGTGGGGCGGCACATGGGCCCTTGCTGGATATGAACAAAATGCAGACTTTGACTGGGATTTCATCGGAGTCCCTGGCGAACGTCCTGTAATTACTCATGACTTCTACGGAATCTCAAGCTCTACAGAACATCCGGAAGCTGCTTACAAGCTTTCTAAATGGATGGGCTTTGGTAAAGAAGGCTTCATGAAGCGTATCGAAATTACAGACCAGGAGGAAGAGCTTGGATTATCCAGTGTACCACTGATCAACGACCAAGAAGTCTTAGATGCTTATTTCAAAAGAGTGGACGTAGAAGGAGTAGAGAAGGCTTATGAAAACATCGAAAATGCTGTAGTCGAGCCATTCAAGACAACTCCAGGATATGGACAAGCTCGTTGGGAAGCACCGACAGGAGTAGAAATTGGCGATCAGGCCAATGCGCCGATTGGAGCGCTTATTGACGCAAGTGTTTCTGGAAAGATCAAAATTGAAAACTATGCGAGTCAAATTAACGAATTAGCGAACAAGAAATACGAAGAAGCGAAGGAAGCTCTTAAGTAAGAACGAACGAGAAAGGTTGAGGAGGTAATAGCATGAAGTCTAACGTGCTTTTGTGGTCACTTATAATTCTGTTCTTCATCCCGCAGACAGTCGTTCTAGCAAACGGTGAAAAAGACGGCGAGGAGGCTGTGAAGCAAATTGCAGAACAGAGTTATCACCTCGAACTCAACGAATGGAAGAAACAAGGTTTGGATAGCGTCGCTCAATTTGAGCGGGCTATCCCGCCTTCTTCATTTACAAATGTTGACGATGAAGACTTACTCCCATCATCAGAAAGCCATGGATATGGGGATCGCGTATTCTATTGGCGTAATCAAAAGTCATTGACGGTTGAAGTCGAGGTTGATA
It contains:
- a CDS encoding ABC transporter substrate-binding protein — protein: MKKWFSIVSLLTVLVLFLAACSDESSSEGEGDSEESNGDQVTLTIASWSFGTEGEKNLNRMMLDAFMEENPNIKVEIDESIADPWAESLASAASAGEMPDVFSLTNVPTAVANDWTLDITEYVNEDEEYQKLPESVRKAITYNDSVYSVPSSQHIMGYFVNKDLYNQANLDAPYLGMSLEEFETAVSDVTNVNQGVVGLNEANAIPEWYPAAASEDLGWYTFNDGFSLDSKEFINGIKLANNINTNGYAYATLTEDQKANFNGKDVTEAWFNNGIGMMWGGTWALAGYEQNADFDWDFIGVPGERPVITHDFYGISSSTEHPEAAYKLSKWMGFGKEGFMKRIEITDQEEELGLSSVPLINDQEVLDAYFKRVDVEGVEKAYENIENAVVEPFKTTPGYGQARWEAPTGVEIGDQANAPIGALIDASVSGKIKIENYASQINELANKKYEEAKEALK